GGCTTCGGGTCCAATAGCGGAGTGATAATTCTTGCTGCTACCAACCGTGCCGATATTCTTGATAAGGCTCTTCTGCGTGCCGGACGTTTCGACCGTCAGATAACAGTGGACCTTCCTGAACTAAAGGATCGTGTCGAGATCTTCAATGTCCATCTGCGCAACATAAAGAAGGATGATACGGTGGACGTAGAGGTGATGGCTCGTCAGACAGCCGGATTCTCAGGTGCTGATATTGCCAATGTGTGTAACGAGGCTGCGCTTATCGCAGCCCGCAATAATAAGAAGACAGTCGACCGCGACAGCTTCATGTCGGCTATCGACCGTATAATATGCGGTCTTGAACACAGTTCCAAGATCATATCTCCTGAGGAGAAGAAAGCTATCGCGATCCATGAGGCAGGACACGCCACGGTGTCTTGGTTTCTTGAGTACTCCAACGAGATGGTCAAGGTGTCGATTGTTCCACGCGGCATGGCTCTTGGTGCTGCATGGTATATGCCGGAGGAACGTCAGATCACGCCTCTTCAGGCTCTGCTTGATCAGATGTGCATGACATTGGGCGGGCGTGCTGCCGAGGAGCTTTCTCTCGGAGAGATTTCTACAGGTGCGCTCAACGATCTTGAGAAAGTCACCAAGATGGCATATGCTATTGTAGTGTATTATGGCATGAGCGAGAAGCTCCCTAATGTATGTTATTATGATTCCACAGGTCAGTCTTACGGTTTCTCCAAGCCCTATGGCGGAGAGCGAGCCAAGCAGATTGACGAGGAGGTGTCACGAATCATTAGCGAGCAGTATGAGCGGGCAAAACAGATTATCAGAGATCATAAGGAAGGTCATGCCAGGCTTGCTGAGACTCTTCTCACGAAAGAGGTGATGTACTCCGAGGATCTCAAGGAAATATTCGGTGAGCGTCAGTGGCGTTCTCGCACTGAGGAGATAATGCTTCTCCAGGCAGAGCGTGATGCCGCCCGCGAGGCAGCTAAAGCCGCAGAGAGTAAATCCGATGTAGAGGAAGAGAAGGAAAACTCCTCTGAGCCGCAGGATGTAGTTGCTGTAGAGGTGAATCCGGTAGAGGAGACTAAGCCTCAGGATGATAACGATGACTCATCAGTTGCCACACCGCCTCCATTCAAAGGAGTGTAAAATAGTTATCACACCATAATATTAAGGCTCGAACCAAACATCGGTTCGAGCCTTAATATTATGGTGTGATATTTTGAGAAGAGTGTGAGGTTTTATACCATCTCGGCTATGACAGCTTTGATGCTGTCGGCGAGGTCATCGGCTTCTTTCATGGTGTGAGCTTCGCTGTAGATGCGGATTATAGGCTCGGTGTTGGATTTGCGAAGATGTACCCATGAATCGGCGAAATCGATCTTCACTCCGTCTATGTCAGAGATCCTCTCTCCTGCGAAACGCTTCTTTACTGCTTCAAGAATTGCGTCGACATCGATCTCAGGTGTGAGT
The nucleotide sequence above comes from Duncaniella freteri. Encoded proteins:
- the ftsH gene encoding ATP-dependent zinc metalloprotease FtsH produces the protein MDTPNNKPKKSGIRFSMYWAYAIIIVFLLGMLYIDDNSLTKDVSYSKFEQYVESGGVKKITVFTNTNRAEAEVSDSLASTIFHEAQFKPGSGTVAHIITDIPSADKMKDQIDAWSEAGKFNGEVNYEKSSDYTSMLWTFGPIVLLVAFWFFMMRRMSGGANGGGPGGVFNVGKSKAKVFEKGEATNVTFKDVAGLTEPKTEIQEIVEFLRNPQRYTDLGGKIPKGALLVGPPGTGKTLLAKAVAGEANVPFFSMSGSDFVEMFVGVGASRVRDLFRQAKEKAPCIVFIDEIDAVGRARGKNPNMGANDERENTLNQLLTEMDGFGSNSGVIILAATNRADILDKALLRAGRFDRQITVDLPELKDRVEIFNVHLRNIKKDDTVDVEVMARQTAGFSGADIANVCNEAALIAARNNKKTVDRDSFMSAIDRIICGLEHSSKIISPEEKKAIAIHEAGHATVSWFLEYSNEMVKVSIVPRGMALGAAWYMPEERQITPLQALLDQMCMTLGGRAAEELSLGEISTGALNDLEKVTKMAYAIVVYYGMSEKLPNVCYYDSTGQSYGFSKPYGGERAKQIDEEVSRIISEQYERAKQIIRDHKEGHARLAETLLTKEVMYSEDLKEIFGERQWRSRTEEIMLLQAERDAAREAAKAAESKSDVEEEKENSSEPQDVVAVEVNPVEETKPQDDNDDSSVATPPPFKGV